The Anopheles coluzzii chromosome 2, AcolN3, whole genome shotgun sequence genome window below encodes:
- the LOC120953197 gene encoding nucleolar protein 58, with translation MFVLYETPAGYAIFKLLDDNKFKEIDNLYLEFETPEKANKIVKLKHFEKFADTTEALSAATAAVEGKLSKPLKKALKKLVVDDVQNELLVADAKLGNAIKDKMSLQCVANTSVQELMRCIRTQSESLLSGLPKKEMTAMSLGLAHSLSRYKLKFSPDKIDTMIVQAQCLLDDLDKELNNYMMRVREWYGWHFPELGKILTDNVAYVKTIKLVGMRENMADTDLSDILMEEVEQKVKEAAEISMGTEISEEDITNIQSLCDEIISITEYRTHLADYLKARMMAMAPNLTVLVGEQVGARLIAHSGSLVNLAKHPASTLQILGAEKALFRALKAKKDTPKYGLIFHAGMVGSASIKNKGRISRSLAAKASLATRVDAFGDDVTMQLGIDHRAKLETRLRMLEEGNNKRLSGVKAKAKLQKFHAVSEVKTFKVATDSTLPSTSSKKLKAEDEAANAPSPKKKKIEEIEPEMGEPSTEKKKKKKKKNKEEGAAEESMMDDSVAAAEEETPTSTKKNKKSKAKKAAAEQDDE, from the exons ATGTTCGTTCTTTACGAAACACCGGCAGGATATGCCATATTCAAG CTGCTGGATGACAACAAATTCAAGGAGATCGACAACCTGTACCTGGAGTTTGAAACACCGGAAAAGGCCAACAAGAT CGTCAAGCTAAAGCACTttgaaaagtttgccgacACTACGGAAGCTCTTTCGGCGGCCACCGCTGCCGTGGAGGGCAAACTGTCCAAGCCGTTGAAGAAGGCACTGAAGAAGCTGGTGGTGGATGATGTCCAGAATGAGCTGCTCGTTGCCGACGCCAAGCTCGGCAACGCGATCAAGGACAAGATGTCGCTGCAGTGCGTGGCCAACACGTCGGTGCAGGAGCTGATGCGTTGCATCCGCACGCAGTCGGAAAGCTTGCTCTCCGGGCTGCCCAAGAAGGAGATGACGGCCATGTCGCTCGGTTTGGCCCATTCGCTTTCTCGCTACAAGCTCAAGTTCTCGCCCGACAAGATCGATACAATGATCGTGCAGGCACAGTGCCTTCTGGACGATCTGGACAAGGAGCTGAACAACTACATGATGCGCGTACGGGAATG GTACGGCTGGCACTTCCCCGAACTAGGAAAGATTCTGACCGACAACGTAGCGTACGTGAAGACCATCAAGCTGGTCGGAATGCGTGAAAACATGGCCGATACCGATTTGTCCGATATTTTGATGGAAGAGGTTGAGCAGAAAGTGAAGGAAGCGGCTGAAATTTCGATGG GCACGGAAATCTCGGAAGAAGACATCACCAACATCCAAAGTCTGTGCGATGAGATCATCTCGATCACTGAATATCGCACCCATCTGGCCGACTATCTGAAGGCGCGTATGATGGCCATGGCACCGAACTTGACTGTGCTGGTGGGCGAGCAGGTCGGTGCTAGGTTGATCGCTCACTCGGGCTCCTTGGTCAATCTGGCGAAGCATCCTGCTTCCACGCTTCAGATTTTGG GTGCGGAAAAGGCGCTGTTCCGTGCGCTCAAGGCCAAAAAGGACACACCCAAGTACGGTTTGATCTTCCATGCCGGAATGGTCGGTTCCGCGAGCATCAAAAACAAGGGTCGCATCTCGCGATCGCTGGCCGCGAAGGCTTCGCTGGCCACCCGTGTGGACGCGTTCGGTGACGATGTGACCATGCAGCTGGGCATTGACCACAGGGCGAAGCTGGAAACGAGGCTTCGCATGCTGGAGGAGGGCAACAACAAGCGGCTGTCGGGCGTGAAGGCGAAGGCTAAGCTGCAGAAGTTCCACGCCGTCAGCGAGGTGAAAACGTTCAAGGTCGCCACCGACAGTACGCTTCCTTCCACCTCGTCTAAGAAGCTGAAGGCCGAGGATGAAGCGGCCAATGCACCTTCgcccaaaaagaagaagattgag GAGATAGAGCCGGAAATGGGAGAACCCTCGaccgaaaagaagaagaaaaagaagaagaagaacaaggaAGAAGGAGCGGCCGAAGAAAGCATGATGGATGATAGTGTCGCCGCGGCGGAGGAGGAGACCCCGACGTcgacaaaaaagaataaaaaatccaAAGCGAAAAAGGCAGCCGCCGAGCAGGATGATGAGTAG